The DNA segment ACCTCTGATGTTCCTGCACAGGGGAAGAGGAGTGAATGGACATGGTATAAACAACAGGCTTTGAAATCTGTCTCTAAGACTCAGCTGTCAGAGTGCAGTACCTTTCCACATTTAAGTCACAGAGCTGGTAGAACATCTGTCGGTAAGGGGGTAAAGCTCCTTCTCGGAAAATGTAGATGGATTCctaagaggaggaaagaaggaaaggatttGTGTGCATTTCATGGTGTAACATGACAACTCTGGCATAACTGAAAGTACTTCCAATGGGCTGATTCAAGAACAAGGTACTTCCAAGTGAAGTTTTAATGTAGAGATCTGTTCGCAGCAGAAGATAAAGCTGAACGAGGAATGCCCCCAAAATGTCCCTGCAGACACTGtcacaccagcactgctgtgcagagAACACACTTCACCTCTCcaacctgcagctctgcagcctgtcaCTGCCTACCAGTGCATCACTCtgacaaaaaaatgaagactaagactcatttatttattctattgGATTTTGCAGCATGACCTCTTAAAGACAAGGtgattattttgcattttgctgcCCATGAAGTTCCAGTTTTATCAACTGAAGCAAAATGCTCCTCACATCTATCATTAGGGTGGAAAGCACCAATCCCACCTTGCAGCATGTAACAAAATACACTCAGGTGATGCTCCATAGTGCCATATCTCCAACTAGGAGCTTCCCAGGCATACCTGAGCTCATCAACTCACAGCTCATCCCTTGATGAATGATAAACCAGGAAGCATCCCTATTTCACTGAGATATTTCAAGATTTTGGTATAAAAAGTCATGCTTACCTTCAGCTTATACCTGCTGGAGGGGGGCTTTTTTGCCCCAGATGTACCAGCTGAACCCAGCCCCTGTTTCAAGTCATGAACACTGACTGTGTGACTTCctgacaagaaaacaaagatacaATTAGGGACATCTTTCATATTGGACTGTGACTTCTCTCAGTTGATTCAACAAAACCAGACCAACCAGCAATAGAGCATATGCTTTGCTCATTTTTCAGAGGTGTTACTGGACAGTCTCAGGAAAGGTGCTGACTTGGGCAGCTTTTTCCAGAGTCCATTTGTTCataattttaaccttttctaCTCTCCTTTGACATAGAAAAGAGAACTCCCCCATTCTCTGTACCTCAGTGAATTCTGAATTCCCAGTGTGGCTTGCAGAACTCCCTCCTGCCTACTAACAGATATTGTGGCTCAGCCAGACTCCCACAACACTTCccagcagatttttctctggCTTAACAGCAGCAATATTACAACCAGAAAACAAGCTCCAGTTTTGTCTCAGCTAGAACACAGGAAGACCCTTCACCACCTGTGAGCAGGATGGGGcaaacagagaagcagaagagcCAGGCAGCCCTTCTGGCCCAGCATACCTTGTTTCTTGACAGTGATGGGCAGGCTGTAGTTGTATGTGCTGCGTTTTGCTTTCACAGGCATGTCAGTAGCAGCATAACCTAGAGGTGAAAACCAAAATCCAGCAATGAACCGAGGGCAAGCACTCTGCAGAATACCCCCAGCTCAGGAACACAAGGGCTGGACTGGTGTGGGAAGGGTAGGCTGGAGTTTGGAACATGCTGGCTTTAGCAGGGTGGAGAGAAGAGATCAACAAAACCCTTTAACCTGGAAATGTGATCTGATGTCAATGAGTAGATGCCAGCTCTGTCATGGACTTATTAGATGGCATCAGAAACCCCTTTTCCTCAACATATCCTTTGAAAAATTAGAGCTGGGACCCAAGGTCTAAGACCCAGCATCCTGTAGGAAATGCTGACGTCCttgaggaaaagctgctgtgtgagcACCCACATTCCTGCTTGGTGGCTCCTCTGAGTGAGAAGGAGGATGCTCTGCTACACCCACAGGAGGAAAGTCAAGAGTTTAGAATGTGCCAAATGAGCAAAGACCTACTGCATACTATGAAAGAAAGCATTACAGAAGTTTTAGACAGAACTACAGGAAGCAAGGAGCTCAAAAGGTGACATGTACATCAGAGCAGAAATATGGCAAAAGAGTttgaaaaacacataaaaagaaaaatactaccAGGATTAACCAGAAAGCAGAGAGGGCAGCTCTATGGGCCCTTTTACCATATTTCATTCCACAGCGAATTCGGAAGTCCAGCACTTGATAAATCTTTGCTTCAGGGTGTTTTCTGGGGTCATACCCAAACCTAACCCATAAGCTTCTCCAAGGACCTGTTAACTGCACAAAGACATGAAGGAAGATGGTTACAAAAAAGCACCACAGTGTTGCACTTTCCTTCAGTACAGAGGTCCTTGGAAAGTTCTAATATTTTCCCTCATTGCCCAAAGATATTTGTTTTACCAGCTCTTTACTCACTTGCCATGCCAATATTTATACACTGAAACATGGCAATCAAAGCATCAAAGCACAAATACTTGTGTGCTTTTATAAACCAACTTGCAAGGTCACAGCCTTGTGTGGAAAAACTCTGTTAGCACTGACAGGTGAACAGTCACTTGGAGTGCCTGCAGAGGTGATTAGAACCTATGGAGGAGACAAGAGCCACTGAATCCTCCTTGCTTTCAACTTTGGTCCTAAAGCATTTACTTCCCTCTGTCTCTTTACATTAAATAAAGCTCAGGTACTTTGTGGCAGGACCTCAGAAGTGGcaaaggagcaggaagaggCAGATGATGCTCTCTTGCTCACAGATGTACCACTCACCATGTAATAGGCCAAATatggcagcagcaccttcagCTTGTCTGGATGGACACTGATATTGGCTTTCACTGCATTCCGAGACCACACAGGACGCACTTCAAAGAgctgaaataacaaaacaacCACAGAACAGCAGGCAGGGGTTACCAAAGGCAGAACAGCTTTCCCTCACTATGAGCTATTGGGTGGTGATGTGAGAACTCGTGGCACAAAAAGGGGCTTAATGTGAGTTGGCCACAGATTCAAAGGTTGACCTGCAGAACTGAAATGAACAGAGCAGTGGCAGTAGCATCTACTCACATTTCTATCAGTCACTTACAATCACCAagaatttctgggaaaaaatggactttttccttctcagcttgCTGCAGGACAGTGCTCAGATCAGGAGTAAGGCACACACCTTTCTCAGCTCTTCCTCCACCTTTTTATCCACAGGATTGGTGCACACTTTCTTCCAGTTCTGTACAGCAGCATCCAGTGGTTTAGTTGGGATTTCTTCATCATCAAAGTTGACAAAGATGGCATTGTGTGGGCGCCGGGCCCTGCTGAGGCCAATCAGGTTCTCACCAGACACCTGGGGATTGTTGTACCCCTCCCTAAGGAACAGGGAAAGACAAAAGGGACTCAGCTGGGTTAGCAATGGGTTGGTTTAACTTTGGCCCAACCTCCCTTGATCACATACTTGTAAAAGACTCTCATGGCaacactgaagaaagaaaattttaaaatatccattcAAAACTACATGCACACTGACAAAGGAGCTCTGCCCTGTCTGGCAGAAAAGCCTCCAGCACTTGGGACTGATGTGTATGAAATGTGTTGGAACCCTAAAGGCTTCACCCTTCTGCAtttgctctcctggagctgctgcagctacTCAGTGGGACAGGGGCAAAGCAAGAGGGAACTGCAGGCACACATTCcatcttaaaatttcttttcctataaAAAAGTTCCAGTGAAGGCCAacagtgagaaaatgaaagatgttTCTTGTGGGAGATCTCCCAGATTGTTCTTCTGGCAAAGCCACTTGGGGCCAGGAGGGCACAGGAACACATGGCATCAATCCTAGGAAACCCTGCCTTTGTTCCAGCCCCTTggaagcaggcaggagctgtgtcctgtaTCCCATACTGTGTGAGGTGAGCTGGGAGAGGCATCATCCTCACCtcatccccagctcccctcaTTCTGCAAACCCTCAAGTGGAATTTTGCTGAGGTTACCACTGCCAGGCAGCTTCTGGCGGTTTTTTGCCTCTGTTGTGCCAAATCAAGAGGGATAAAACAACACAAGACAGCAAATTGAAAGGGTGAAGTACATGAAAAATGTATCATGAGAAAAGGCACTGACCTGTGCTGTATATCTGGGCGATAAAAATAGTCCACAGGAGTGTCCAGACGTGAGAAGATGGGTGGTGGGATATAAAGAGGTAAGTCCCTATtgaaaaattcttccttctctggTTTGAGCATCAGGACTTTGTCATACATGGAGGTTTGTTTGCCATCAGGGCTGGAGTGCATTGCCAGGTACTGGAAGTCAGACATTCCTATAAGAAACAAAAGTTAAGCCATTGTGAAGTCTGTTGTGAATTCAACAATATTTCTCACACTCAACTTTCAGGAGCAGGAGTCCAACAAGTTTATGCAAAGGTTTATCCAGCAAGGAGGACATAACAACAGGACACCAGATTTTCCTTCCAGTCCTCAACTGTTTAGGGGGGAAACACTTCCCTGTCCCATGAAACACACCCATCTCTAAGCCACACGCACACAATCCCAAGGGTTACCTTGAAATTTGTAAACTGTGTTGACAATCCCAAGAATCTCCATCTCAAACTGGACTTCTGGCTGGATTTGGTCCTCAGCATCcaactgctgcttctgcttggTGCTCCTCCTGACCCTGAGCAGCATGGTGGAGGTGGGGAAGCGGTTGGCACACACGGGGTGGCAATAGGGGTCCTTGGGGCGGAAATACAGCTCCAGCCTTTTGGCAGGGTCAGCATAGATCTGTCAGCAAGGGGAGCACAGTCCCTGTCAGCATCCcacccacacagccctgcactcctgtgccagcccctcaCACAGCCTCGGGGGATCATTCCTGCCCCACCACCACATCACAGGGGTGTCCAGCCACTCCCATCCTGCCTagcaggaaaaagtaaaaaaattaatattctggatattaggaaggaattcttttctgtgagggtgaggagaccctggcacaggttgcccaaagaagctgtggctgctccatccctggaagtgtccaaggacagattggagcaagctggtctagtggaaggagtccctgcccatgacaaTAGGGTGGAGTTGAATGAACTTTATGgttcctttcaacccaaaccattctatgattccgTGATTTTACCGGACACCACCTGAATCCCTTCTCGGGGACAGCACAGAAGCGACATCACCCCCAAACCACACATGGGCCCTGCGTGGGGATATGCTGGGCTGGAACGACTCCCACAGAGCCCGGCCCCTTCCCGCCGCCCATGCCTTTGCCCAGCACCAGGGCCGGTCTCGCCGCCCCTCACCCGCGACAccccctgctctcctcccagcGTCCGCAGCATGGCCCCGACGTCCCGGACGAGCCCCGGGTACTCCACGCACACCAAGCGCGGGGTGCggggcagctccagcacggCCGAGCCCCGCGGGCCCCACTGCCGCGCCGCCGCCATCACTGCCCGCCGCTCCCCCCGCCCGGCGCCGCCCCAGGGCCGCGGCACGAAGGTTCCGCCGCACGACGGTTCCGAGGGCGGCAGCGGCGCGGCCGGGCCCGGCGGGACCTGTGGGGAGGGCGAGGCCTGAGAGCGGCCTGAGCTCGTCCTGTTCTGCTCGGACCTCCTCAGCTCAGCTTATGACCATAAACTGATGCAGAATCACCTTCCCCGTGTGGTGTTGTGTTCCTGTCCTGCCCGGacaatgaaggaaaattaacCTGAGCTGAGCAAATATTCGTATGCACCCTGTACGTTTCTCATATTGTGCAAGGAATCTGGTGTAAACTCTCATTGAAGCAAGCTTTTGCTTCCTAAGAACTTCAGCATTCATC comes from the Parus major isolate Abel chromosome 17, Parus_major1.1, whole genome shotgun sequence genome and includes:
- the GTF3C5 gene encoding general transcription factor 3C polypeptide 5, which encodes MAAARQWGPRGSAVLELPRTPRLVCVEYPGLVRDVGAMLRTLGGEQGVSRIYADPAKRLELYFRPKDPYCHPVCANRFPTSTMLLRVRRSTKQKQQLDAEDQIQPEVQFEMEILGIVNTVYKFQGMSDFQYLAMHSSPDGKQTSMYDKVLMLKPEKEEFFNRDLPLYIPPPIFSRLDTPVDYFYRPDIQHREGYNNPQVSGENLIGLSRARRPHNAIFVNFDDEEIPTKPLDAAVQNWKKVCTNPVDKKVEEELRKLFEVRPVWSRNAVKANISVHPDKLKVLLPYLAYYMLTGPWRSLWVRFGYDPRKHPEAKIYQVLDFRIRCGMKYGYAATDMPVKAKRSTYNYSLPITVKKQGSHTVSVHDLKQGLGSAGTSGAKKPPSSRYKLKESIYIFREGALPPYRQMFYQLCDLNVESLQKIIHRNDGAESECTERDGWCLAKTSDDLRDSMSLMIKQIIRSTRPALFSNTTSSEDGKEQLAYESGEDEDDEEEEEEDFKPSDGSENEMETEMLDYM